A window from uncultured Desulfobacter sp. encodes these proteins:
- a CDS encoding PilZ domain-containing protein, with the protein MNNFSEKRSAQRYIHKLPMNFYRMDYQDMHNSYYAEMSDYCDNGLSLLTNEKLVLGELIVLELKDLDSDIEPPIKAKSYSGIIRWGKRFPATNTGTYGLYKYGIEFSA; encoded by the coding sequence ATGAACAATTTCTCGGAAAAGAGAAGCGCTCAAAGATATATTCATAAGTTGCCGATGAATTTTTACCGTATGGACTATCAGGATATGCATAACAGCTATTATGCAGAAATGAGTGATTATTGTGATAACGGACTGTCTCTGTTGACTAATGAGAAATTAGTTCTAGGAGAACTGATCGTTCTTGAGCTAAAGGACTTAGATTCCGACATAGAGCCACCCATAAAAGCAAAAAGTTATAGTGGCATCATCAGATGGGGGAAACGATTTCCAGCAACCAATACAGGAACTTACGGTCTTTACAAATATGGAATTGAATTCTCTGCATGA
- a CDS encoding potassium transporter TrkG — MRWPFIIRIIGVLLFVLGLSMILPLACSLFFKDGAHHGHLTAMAVTTIMGAIMIFISKKAGNHDYINQREGIAVVALGWFGIGLFGALPFFLAPDFSNFTDAFFESVSGFTTTGSSIMTNIEGAAPSLLFWRSLIQWLGGMGIIVLSLAILPFLGVGGIQLYKAEVPSPVPDKLTPRLSDSAKILWIVYAGMTLLLIAFLYLGGMNLFESTCHALTTLPTGGFSPKNLSIAHYNSAYFDYTITVFMLLAGINFSLHFQILRGNGLAFWKDAECRFFLGAVLVGTMVITFNTLGTVYDSLSNAFRFAAFQVVSIVTTTGYATADYELFPGLSQVLLFFGMFMGASAGSTGGGIKCARIMVCIKYCYRELFKLIHPRSVSHIKLNNTLIPEDLLRSILGFIALYILIFAFATALLAALGVDLLTSLGAVASCLGNIGPGFGTVGPAENFAHLPQAGKWLLSWCMLAGRLEIYTVIILLVPEFWKQ, encoded by the coding sequence ATGCGCTGGCCTTTTATCATACGGATTATCGGTGTCCTTCTTTTTGTACTAGGCCTTTCCATGATTCTGCCCCTCGCCTGCAGTCTGTTTTTTAAAGACGGTGCCCACCACGGCCATCTGACAGCTATGGCGGTGACCACCATTATGGGCGCCATCATGATTTTTATCTCAAAAAAGGCGGGAAACCATGACTATATCAACCAGAGAGAGGGCATTGCCGTTGTGGCACTGGGCTGGTTTGGCATCGGTCTTTTCGGCGCCCTGCCCTTTTTTCTGGCCCCTGATTTTTCAAACTTTACGGATGCGTTTTTTGAATCCGTTTCCGGATTCACCACCACGGGCTCCTCAATAATGACCAATATTGAAGGGGCGGCCCCCAGCCTTTTATTCTGGCGAAGTTTGATCCAGTGGCTGGGCGGCATGGGCATCATTGTTCTCTCTTTAGCCATTCTGCCGTTTTTAGGGGTGGGCGGCATCCAGTTATATAAAGCCGAAGTACCCAGTCCGGTACCGGACAAACTGACGCCCCGGCTGTCCGACTCCGCCAAAATTCTCTGGATAGTTTACGCGGGCATGACGCTTTTACTCATTGCATTTCTTTATTTGGGAGGAATGAATCTATTTGAATCGACCTGTCATGCGCTGACCACGCTGCCCACCGGCGGGTTTTCACCAAAAAATCTTTCCATTGCCCACTATAACAGCGCCTATTTTGATTACACCATTACCGTCTTTATGCTCCTTGCAGGCATCAATTTTTCCCTGCATTTCCAGATCTTGCGGGGCAACGGCCTTGCGTTCTGGAAGGACGCAGAATGCAGATTTTTCTTAGGCGCCGTGCTTGTGGGCACCATGGTCATCACCTTTAACACGTTGGGGACAGTGTATGACAGCCTTTCCAACGCCTTCAGGTTTGCCGCATTCCAGGTGGTTTCCATCGTCACCACCACAGGCTATGCCACGGCTGATTACGAACTATTCCCGGGCTTGTCCCAGGTGCTTTTATTTTTTGGTATGTTCATGGGGGCCAGTGCAGGTTCCACAGGAGGCGGCATCAAATGTGCCAGGATCATGGTCTGCATTAAATATTGCTACAGGGAGTTGTTCAAGCTGATCCATCCCCGGAGTGTCAGCCACATCAAATTGAACAACACCCTGATTCCCGAAGATTTGCTGCGCTCAATCCTTGGATTCATCGCTTTGTATATTTTAATCTTTGCCTTTGCCACGGCACTGCTGGCCGCACTGGGTGTGGATCTTTTGACCTCTTTGGGGGCGGTGGCATCGTGCCTCGGCAACATCGGACCGGGATTCGGCACAGTGGGGCCGGCGGAAAACTTCGCCCACCTGCCCCAGGCCGGCAAATGGCTTCTATCCTGGTGCATGCTGGCAGGACGGCTGGAAATATACACTGTGATTATACTTCTGGTTCCCGAATTTTGGAAACAATAG
- a CDS encoding molybdopterin-dependent oxidoreductase, with protein MSDIKKIITTCTRDCPNTCGLEAIVEDGRLIRLTGSKTHPLTRGLACHKALKYIDRVYSKERITRPMMRGRSGWRETSWEDALDTIADKMKAIRDEDGPEAILYYQGYGERTALKLLNKYFFNLFGGVTILHGSLCGGTGQASQNLDLGNRISHDPLDHYKSKAMILWARNPATTQIGLVPIIKEIRKKGGRVITIDPFRNRSATLSDRHIAPAPNMDVYLAMAAAKILIERNAHDTDFLSHHSAGYDTYKGILDGYTIDELCCLAGVAKDDAEYIADTLISFKPTSILLGWGLHRHKDAHFTIRAIDALGAISGNIGVEGGGVSQGFEEYGPYDPKWWGDQLNPKRRTLLMPYVGQELLNAENPPIRMVYVTAANPACMAPNSELVAEAFKRMEFVVYSGHFMDDTAELADVFLPATTFLEEHDVMASYGHNYVGPVNPAIAPVGECRSEFDMFCALARRFPFKDQYCKSADKWLAEICAPIKTWGGDLGALRDAPFRIPEPMAPYLDKVFPTPSGKFEFMTRFDGDALNNADENYPYTLLSVASFDFICSERTLADHPPLPMVRLHPAEAEELGLADGQPVMVKSCTGEVKALLCTDDATRRDCLITERGGWIKAGHGLNRLTAEMVSTVGNGTPYYDTRVTLCSV; from the coding sequence ATGAGCGACATCAAAAAAATTATCACCACCTGCACCCGGGATTGTCCCAACACCTGCGGACTTGAAGCCATAGTTGAAGATGGCCGATTAATTCGTTTGACGGGATCAAAAACCCATCCGTTGACCCGGGGGCTGGCCTGCCACAAGGCATTAAAATACATTGATCGTGTTTACAGCAAGGAACGAATCACAAGGCCTATGATGCGTGGACGTTCAGGCTGGCGGGAGACTTCCTGGGAAGACGCGTTGGATACCATCGCTGATAAGATGAAGGCGATCCGTGATGAGGATGGTCCCGAAGCGATTCTTTACTACCAAGGCTATGGGGAGCGAACTGCACTTAAGCTGCTCAACAAATATTTTTTCAACCTGTTCGGCGGTGTCACCATCCTGCACGGCTCTTTGTGCGGCGGCACCGGCCAGGCATCCCAGAACCTGGATTTGGGCAACCGTATCTCCCATGATCCCCTGGACCATTACAAATCCAAGGCCATGATCCTCTGGGCCAGAAATCCTGCCACCACCCAGATCGGACTGGTTCCCATCATCAAGGAGATCCGGAAGAAAGGCGGTCGGGTCATCACCATTGATCCTTTCCGGAACCGCAGTGCGACCCTTTCGGACCGTCATATTGCCCCGGCTCCGAATATGGATGTGTATCTGGCCATGGCCGCCGCAAAAATTTTGATCGAACGAAATGCCCATGATACTGATTTTCTATCCCATCACAGCGCAGGTTACGATACATACAAAGGGATTCTCGATGGCTACACCATAGATGAATTGTGCTGCCTTGCCGGTGTGGCCAAAGATGATGCCGAGTACATTGCAGATACGCTGATCAGCTTTAAGCCCACCTCAATCCTGCTGGGCTGGGGGCTTCACCGCCACAAAGACGCCCATTTTACCATCCGTGCCATTGATGCATTGGGGGCGATTTCAGGGAATATCGGCGTGGAAGGGGGCGGGGTCAGCCAGGGATTTGAAGAATACGGTCCCTATGATCCAAAATGGTGGGGGGATCAACTGAATCCCAAGCGCCGGACCCTTTTGATGCCCTATGTGGGGCAAGAGCTTTTGAATGCAGAAAATCCCCCCATTCGCATGGTGTATGTGACGGCGGCCAATCCGGCCTGCATGGCGCCCAACTCGGAACTGGTGGCCGAGGCATTTAAACGCATGGAGTTTGTGGTGTACAGCGGCCATTTTATGGATGATACTGCGGAACTTGCTGATGTATTTTTGCCGGCCACCACCTTTCTTGAAGAGCACGATGTGATGGCAAGTTACGGCCATAACTATGTGGGGCCCGTCAACCCGGCCATTGCGCCCGTGGGGGAATGCCGAAGTGAATTTGACATGTTCTGCGCGCTTGCCCGGCGGTTTCCTTTTAAAGACCAGTATTGCAAAAGCGCCGATAAGTGGCTGGCTGAAATTTGTGCGCCGATCAAAACCTGGGGCGGTGATTTGGGCGCGCTAAGAGATGCGCCTTTTCGAATCCCGGAACCCATGGCACCTTACCTTGATAAGGTCTTTCCTACCCCTTCGGGGAAATTTGAATTTATGACCCGATTTGATGGGGATGCGCTCAACAATGCGGATGAAAATTATCCGTACACCCTGTTGAGTGTCGCCTCCTTTGATTTCATCTGTTCCGAACGTACCCTTGCCGATCATCCGCCATTGCCGATGGTTCGCCTGCATCCTGCCGAGGCAGAAGAATTGGGACTTGCCGACGGTCAGCCCGTGATGGTTAAAAGCTGCACAGGTGAGGTTAAGGCCCTGCTTTGTACCGATGATGCCACAAGGCGGGACTGTCTGATCACCGAACGTGGCGGGTGGATCAAAGCAGGTCACGGACTGAATCGGCTTACAGCCGAAATGGTGAGTACTGTAGGCAACGGGACGCCATATTATGATACCCGGGTTACACTATGCAGTGTTTGA
- the trkA gene encoding Trk system potassium transporter TrkA, whose product MKIVIIGAGGVGYNIAGRLALESKNVVVVDVDAHATRKIAEDLDVKVVTGSGSNPDTLREAGVVGADILLAVTDSDEINIVSCLIANQISPMTRKLIRLRNEGFIPFHTSLKNEAPHIDNIINPEAEVVKTIRKLMTIPGAVDKGEFVNGRVKYVGMRLFKDSPIADMELADFHHVFGQDRPLIAAIIRGNKVIVPRGKDKTMTGDLIYFVCDTKKLKETLGLLGVTVKPVKKVLIVGGGRIGAKLGQSLEADDIQVKIIESDMDRCNDLSMQMKRTVVLHGDGGDQKLFMEENISQMDAVVSVTNDDETNILVSLLAKNMGVNNTITRISKASYYPLLSTIGIEKVVSPRVSAVSSILQDIRQGNVISDISIFGEQGEFIEAVALASSAITKGPIRDISFPKGTLLVCIIRQDEIIIPMGDNQVLAGDRIILFAIQAAVKKLEKMLTVKLGFF is encoded by the coding sequence TTGAAAATAGTGATAATCGGTGCCGGAGGCGTTGGGTATAACATTGCCGGCCGGTTGGCCCTTGAAAGCAAGAATGTCGTGGTGGTTGATGTGGACGCACATGCCACCAGAAAAATTGCTGAAGACCTGGATGTCAAGGTCGTAACAGGATCGGGCAGTAACCCGGACACCCTGCGGGAAGCCGGTGTTGTCGGGGCGGATATCCTTTTGGCCGTCACGGACAGTGATGAAATCAATATCGTATCCTGCCTGATTGCCAACCAGATTTCGCCGATGACCCGAAAACTGATCCGTCTGCGCAATGAAGGATTTATCCCCTTTCACACCAGCTTGAAAAACGAAGCCCCGCACATTGACAACATCATCAATCCCGAAGCCGAAGTGGTAAAAACCATCAGAAAACTGATGACCATTCCAGGTGCGGTGGACAAGGGAGAATTTGTTAACGGCCGGGTTAAATATGTAGGCATGCGGCTTTTCAAAGACTCCCCCATCGCCGACATGGAACTTGCGGATTTCCATCACGTATTTGGCCAGGACCGGCCGTTGATCGCCGCCATCATCCGGGGCAATAAAGTGATCGTTCCCAGGGGCAAAGATAAAACCATGACTGGGGATCTGATCTATTTTGTATGCGACACAAAAAAACTTAAAGAGACATTAGGGCTTTTAGGGGTAACGGTCAAACCGGTTAAAAAGGTGCTGATTGTGGGCGGCGGCCGCATTGGTGCCAAACTGGGCCAATCCCTCGAGGCAGACGACATCCAGGTTAAGATCATTGAGTCGGATATGGATCGGTGCAATGACCTGTCCATGCAGATGAAGCGCACTGTGGTGCTCCATGGTGACGGCGGAGACCAGAAGCTGTTCATGGAGGAAAATATAAGCCAGATGGATGCGGTGGTCTCGGTGACCAACGACGATGAAACCAATATTCTGGTATCCCTTCTGGCAAAAAACATGGGGGTAAACAACACCATCACCCGTATCAGCAAGGCAAGTTATTATCCCTTATTGTCCACCATCGGCATTGAAAAAGTCGTCAGCCCCAGGGTATCGGCGGTATCTTCAATCCTCCAGGATATCCGCCAGGGAAATGTCATCTCCGACATCTCCATTTTCGGAGAACAAGGAGAGTTTATCGAAGCGGTTGCCCTGGCTTCTTCGGCCATCACCAAAGGCCCGATCAGGGACATCTCTTTTCCCAAAGGCACATTGCTTGTCTGTATTATCCGCCAGGACGAAATCATTATCCCCATGGGTGACAACCAGGTACTGGCAGGGGACCGCATCATTTTATTTGCCATCCAGGCCGCAGTGAAAAAACTTGAAAAAATGCTTACCGTAAAACTTGGGTTCTTCTGA
- a CDS encoding sigma 54-interacting transcriptional regulator has translation MAVIDGTAVKGPVLRMQVFPQIHQLMRSPLDFTHILDEIPLGIILMDTDLRIVYLNRFFQALTGFSLDMARGIPCKNILRSSACIINCPVLATHRKNRSVSCTSDIINTDRQKLPVRITTAQITDNQGHFTGYMETIEDLRSSATNDPEKNVAYSFANIIGRSRKMEMIFQTLPMLAQSDASILITGETGTGKDLVAEAVHQTSGRAGGPFIKINCGALPATLLESEIFGHMKGAFTGAVENKPGRFKLAHNGTIFLTEIGDLPLPLQVKLLTFLDDRVIYPLGATKGFNANVRIIAATHRDLEYMVSIGKFRKDLLFRLNVARVHLPPLRERGADIRLLLDHFLNHYTKKQGKKINGFSESALSVLQDYTYEGNIRELKNIMEYAVNVAQGDKIESDNLPAYILEQEPLQKISKTPAPQPALQHPPEPPIGEAPLPHDETGQTWSSVQRQMIIDALKTAHGKKSKASQILGMSRSTLWRKIKAYQIE, from the coding sequence ATGGCTGTTATTGATGGCACAGCAGTTAAAGGACCCGTTCTAAGGATGCAGGTATTTCCCCAAATTCACCAGTTAATGCGCTCACCCCTGGATTTCACCCATATTCTGGATGAAATTCCCCTGGGCATCATATTGATGGATACGGATTTGAGGATAGTTTATCTGAACCGGTTCTTCCAGGCACTGACCGGCTTTTCACTGGATATGGCCAGGGGTATCCCCTGTAAGAATATTTTGCGCAGTTCTGCTTGCATCATCAACTGCCCTGTGCTCGCCACCCACCGTAAAAACAGATCCGTTTCCTGCACCAGTGATATCATCAATACAGATCGCCAGAAACTGCCGGTGCGCATTACCACTGCACAGATAACAGACAACCAGGGTCATTTCACAGGTTATATGGAAACCATTGAGGATCTGAGAAGCAGTGCCACCAATGACCCGGAAAAAAACGTGGCCTACAGTTTTGCCAACATCATCGGCCGCAGCCGTAAAATGGAAATGATCTTCCAGACCCTTCCCATGCTTGCCCAAAGTGACGCCTCCATCCTGATCACCGGAGAGACCGGCACCGGCAAGGACCTTGTGGCCGAAGCCGTACACCAGACATCCGGTCGGGCCGGCGGGCCGTTTATAAAAATCAACTGCGGCGCACTGCCTGCGACCCTTTTGGAATCCGAAATTTTCGGACACATGAAGGGGGCGTTCACCGGCGCCGTGGAAAACAAACCCGGCCGGTTCAAACTGGCACACAACGGGACGATTTTCTTAACAGAAATCGGAGATCTGCCCCTGCCCCTTCAGGTTAAGCTGCTCACATTTCTTGATGACAGGGTTATCTATCCATTAGGCGCCACCAAGGGATTCAATGCCAATGTAAGGATCATTGCCGCCACCCACCGGGATCTTGAATATATGGTATCCATTGGTAAATTCAGAAAAGATCTTTTGTTCCGCCTGAATGTCGCCAGGGTTCATTTGCCGCCCTTGCGGGAACGCGGCGCCGACATTCGCCTGCTGCTTGACCATTTTTTAAACCATTACACCAAAAAACAGGGTAAAAAAATTAATGGATTTTCTGAATCGGCCCTGTCTGTTTTACAGGATTACACCTATGAGGGAAATATCCGGGAACTGAAAAACATCATGGAATATGCGGTTAATGTGGCCCAGGGGGATAAAATCGAATCGGATAACCTGCCGGCATATATTCTCGAGCAAGAGCCTTTGCAAAAAATTTCAAAGACTCCGGCACCGCAACCGGCCTTACAACACCCACCCGAACCACCGATAGGTGAGGCGCCTTTGCCACACGATGAAACCGGGCAGACCTGGTCTTCGGTGCAGCGGCAGATGATCATAGATGCCCTGAAAACAGCCCACGGCAAAAAAAGTAAAGCCTCACAAATTCTTGGCATGAGCCGCAGCACATTATGGCGGAAAATCAAAGCATATCAGATAGAATAA
- a CDS encoding transferase translates to MNQLQRLSDRIISRVKINLEEFEFDTEPFVINALDHEKMLEFYAFYGITSQHPLYFNFKNSNIAGSYFLGKCYVERSAIYKSDVRGDELKRKGDSIISAKNLPLVEDEMISIMDSLLYKTLVHSNSHNPESPEMFIIRNTISGHYANIHGSTLEGCFLGPFATVDLMNLHSCIVGEFSYVQVGELFHRKIDPGTVWIKNPHFEFKYKFKNSILDNFVGVNDAHQPRGVIYDFVRARDQEFEKLFEVMHLEPFEVPDTSAVNRYARIKGKTRIGENVLVAQRAFLQNATLGNGSNAQENSYIIDSVLEGNCITAHGGKIIHADVGPDCFVGFNSFLNGGPDTRIQIGEGCIIMPHTIINPSMPIQIPNEHLVWGYIQSPEDLATNTISLDALAEVRESITIGKMTFSGKGSVFIGSFKDRLKKILRDNGALYKDGENRGHAQDDQNISYNIIQPYPTGEKQGLYPSIRIKP, encoded by the coding sequence ATGAACCAGTTACAGCGACTCAGCGACCGGATTATCAGCCGTGTAAAAATTAATTTGGAAGAGTTCGAATTTGACACAGAGCCCTTTGTCATCAATGCGCTTGATCATGAAAAAATGCTCGAATTCTACGCTTTTTACGGCATTACCTCCCAGCACCCCCTCTATTTTAATTTCAAAAATTCCAATATCGCAGGCAGTTATTTTTTAGGGAAATGTTATGTGGAACGATCAGCTATCTATAAAAGCGATGTCCGGGGAGATGAACTCAAAAGAAAGGGCGACAGCATAATATCGGCCAAGAACCTCCCCCTGGTTGAAGATGAAATGATCTCCATTATGGACAGTCTGCTTTACAAAACCCTGGTCCACAGCAATTCCCACAACCCTGAAAGCCCTGAAATGTTTATTATCCGGAACACCATTTCCGGTCACTACGCCAACATCCACGGGTCCACTCTGGAAGGCTGTTTTCTAGGTCCCTTTGCCACCGTGGATTTAATGAACCTGCATTCGTGTATCGTGGGAGAATTTTCCTATGTTCAGGTTGGAGAGCTTTTTCACCGCAAAATAGATCCCGGCACCGTCTGGATCAAAAACCCCCATTTTGAATTTAAGTACAAGTTTAAAAACAGCATCCTTGATAATTTTGTTGGGGTGAATGATGCCCACCAACCCCGGGGGGTGATTTACGACTTTGTCAGGGCCCGGGATCAGGAATTTGAAAAATTGTTCGAGGTCATGCACTTAGAACCCTTTGAAGTCCCGGATACCTCTGCCGTCAACCGGTATGCAAGGATCAAGGGAAAAACCCGTATCGGAGAGAACGTCCTGGTGGCCCAGAGAGCCTTTCTCCAGAATGCAACCTTGGGGAACGGATCCAATGCCCAGGAAAATTCCTATATTATTGATTCCGTCCTGGAAGGCAATTGCATTACCGCCCATGGCGGTAAGATTATTCATGCCGATGTGGGGCCGGATTGTTTTGTGGGATTTAACTCCTTTTTAAATGGAGGACCCGACACACGGATTCAAATTGGTGAAGGCTGTATTATCATGCCACATACCATCATTAACCCAAGTATGCCGATACAGATTCCCAACGAACATCTGGTATGGGGATATATCCAATCTCCGGAAGACCTTGCCACGAATACAATTTCGCTGGATGCGTTGGCTGAGGTCAGGGAGAGCATCACTATTGGAAAAATGACCTTTTCGGGAAAAGGTTCCGTATTCATCGGCTCTTTTAAGGATCGGTTAAAAAAGATACTTAGGGACAACGGGGCATTATATAAGGATGGAGAAAACAGAGGGCATGCCCAGGATGACCAGAATATCTCCTATAATATTATTCAGCCTTACCCGACAGGAGAAAAACAAGGATTGTATCCATCCATAAGAATCAAGCCTTAA
- a CDS encoding SLC13 family permease, with product MTTGNTDAAKAQLDWKRILFILIGLTLFAIVNFSPAWPDAVDPTGKHFTLSAQGKGALAIFLLAGTWWVFEVIPIGITSLALGAFQVLFAVRTAKEALKDFMTPSVLFIFGSLVIGMVFTKTGLTKRLAYKMLAIVGEKTSMIYLGCFVVTALLTHIMAHTAVAATMFPLLMTIYGMYTDEPGPTKFGKGLFIGMAFVAGAGSIITLLGAARGAVALGFFKDIVGREISFFELTYYMFPVGWGVTFLLWGFFMIVCKPEKKTIPGIKEKAKMLEKAMGGITKREILAATIIFSAIAIMSAKQFIPAISSLDKNAIMLVATVLFFIFNILDIKDLETIPWNIILLFGGAMSIGFCLWETGAAEWLAINWLTMFQKANYFVFILSIAFFVMIMTNFIMNVAAIAISLPVALVIAPYLHVAPEVILFASLVTAGMPFLLLVGAAPNAIAYDSKQFTTGEFFMYGIPASIILMVVVALSIFLWKLMGMPITTM from the coding sequence ATGACAACTGGAAATACAGATGCAGCAAAAGCACAACTGGACTGGAAAAGAATTCTGTTCATTTTAATCGGCCTGACCCTGTTCGCTATTGTTAATTTTTCTCCGGCATGGCCGGATGCTGTGGATCCTACCGGAAAACATTTTACCTTAAGCGCCCAGGGCAAAGGTGCGCTGGCCATTTTTCTTCTGGCCGGCACCTGGTGGGTATTTGAAGTCATCCCCATTGGCATAACCAGCCTGGCATTGGGTGCCTTTCAGGTCCTTTTTGCGGTGCGTACCGCCAAGGAAGCGCTGAAAGATTTCATGACTCCGTCGGTTCTGTTTATCTTCGGTTCCTTGGTCATTGGTATGGTGTTTACGAAAACCGGACTTACCAAGCGCCTGGCTTACAAGATGCTGGCCATTGTGGGGGAAAAAACCAGTATGATTTACCTGGGCTGCTTTGTGGTTACCGCACTATTGACCCATATTATGGCCCATACGGCTGTGGCAGCCACCATGTTTCCGCTCTTGATGACCATCTACGGGATGTATACGGATGAGCCCGGCCCCACCAAATTCGGCAAAGGTTTGTTCATCGGCATGGCATTTGTGGCAGGTGCAGGCTCCATTATTACGCTGTTGGGTGCTGCACGGGGTGCAGTTGCCCTTGGTTTTTTCAAGGACATTGTGGGACGTGAGATCTCATTCTTCGAGTTGACCTATTACATGTTTCCCGTGGGCTGGGGTGTAACGTTTCTTCTCTGGGGCTTTTTCATGATTGTGTGCAAACCTGAGAAAAAAACAATTCCAGGTATTAAAGAAAAAGCAAAAATGCTGGAAAAAGCCATGGGGGGGATCACAAAGCGGGAAATCCTGGCGGCAACCATCATTTTTTCCGCCATCGCCATCATGTCTGCAAAACAGTTTATCCCCGCCATATCCAGCCTGGACAAAAATGCGATTATGCTTGTGGCAACGGTTTTATTCTTTATCTTCAATATTCTTGACATCAAAGATCTTGAGACGATCCCCTGGAACATCATTCTTTTGTTTGGCGGTGCCATGAGTATCGGCTTCTGCCTGTGGGAAACAGGGGCGGCAGAATGGCTTGCCATCAACTGGCTGACCATGTTCCAGAAAGCCAATTACTTTGTGTTCATTTTAAGCATTGCATTCTTTGTCATGATCATGACAAACTTCATCATGAACGTGGCGGCCATTGCAATATCCCTGCCCGTGGCGCTGGTTATTGCCCCCTATCTGCATGTGGCACCTGAAGTCATTTTGTTTGCCTCACTTGTAACGGCCGGCATGCCGTTTCTGCTTCTGGTGGGTGCAGCCCCCAACGCCATTGCCTACGACTCCAAACAGTTTACCACAGGTGAATTTTTCATGTACGGCATTCCGGCTTCCATCATCCTGATGGTGGTTGTCGCATTGTCCATATTCTTGTGGAAACTCATGGGAATGCCCATCACAACAATGTAA